Proteins encoded together in one Bacteroides ovatus window:
- a CDS encoding tetratricopeptide repeat protein, giving the protein MLKSKYILFAVFLLAAAGVSAQKAERDYIRKGNRLFNDSVFVDAEVNYRKALEANPKSTVSMYNLGNTLSQQQKFQDAMEQYVSASKIEKDKMKLAHIYHNMGVIFQAGKDYAKAVDAYKMSLRNNPTDHETRYNLALAQKMLKDQQNQQNQDQNQDQNKDQQKQDQKQDQNKDKQKDQKQDEKKDQQQPPKSEKKQDNQMSKENAEQLLNSVMQDEKDVQDKVKKQQKVMQGGRLEKDW; this is encoded by the coding sequence ATGTTAAAAAGTAAATATATTCTATTCGCTGTATTTCTGTTAGCGGCAGCTGGTGTATCGGCTCAGAAAGCAGAACGCGACTATATCCGTAAGGGAAACCGTCTGTTTAATGATAGCGTATTTGTTGATGCAGAGGTGAACTATCGGAAGGCCTTGGAAGCTAATCCCAAGTCTACGGTATCCATGTATAATCTGGGAAATACCCTTTCGCAACAGCAAAAGTTTCAGGATGCCATGGAACAATATGTATCGGCCAGCAAAATAGAAAAAGATAAAATGAAACTCGCCCATATTTATCACAATATGGGAGTAATTTTCCAGGCTGGTAAAGACTATGCCAAAGCTGTAGATGCATATAAAATGTCACTGCGTAATAATCCTACCGATCATGAAACCCGGTACAATTTGGCTCTCGCACAGAAAATGCTGAAAGACCAACAAAATCAGCAGAATCAAGATCAAAATCAGGACCAAAACAAAGATCAGCAAAAGCAAGATCAGAAACAGGACCAGAATAAAGACAAACAGAAGGATCAGAAACAAGATGAAAAGAAAGATCAGCAGCAACCACCGAAATCTGAAAAGAAACAAGACAATCAGATGTCAAAGGAGAATGCTGAACAATTACTGAACTCTGTCATGCAGGACGAAAAAGATGTGCAGGATAAAGTGAAGAAGCAACAAAAAGTTATGCAAGGCGGTCGCTTGGAAAAAGATTGGTAA
- a CDS encoding HU family DNA-binding protein — protein MNNKEFTSELAERLGYTIKDTSELMNSLLSSMTQELEEGNVIAIQGFGSFEVKKKAERISINPASKQRMLVPPKLVLSYRPSNTLKDKFK, from the coding sequence ATGAATAATAAGGAATTTACATCCGAACTAGCGGAAAGATTGGGATACACAATCAAGGATACTTCCGAATTGATGAATTCTTTGTTGTCCAGTATGACACAAGAATTGGAAGAAGGTAATGTGATTGCAATTCAAGGATTCGGTTCTTTTGAAGTGAAAAAGAAAGCGGAACGGATTTCAATCAACCCGGCAAGCAAACAACGCATGCTGGTTCCACCTAAATTGGTATTATCGTATAGACCTAGCAATACATTGAAAGATAAGTTTAAATAA
- a CDS encoding BatD family protein, with protein sequence MKKLIIILMALIAYSTHVFADKVSFTASAPDAVVVGEQFRLSYIVTTQKVKDFRAPSIKGFDVLMGPSRSQQSSTQIVNGNVTSTSSITFTYILMANNAGEYTIPGASIIADGDQMVSNSVKIKVLPQDQGGNSGQNNSSSGSIHSSSGTSVSNQDLFIMASASKTNVYEQEAFVLTYKIYTRESNLQLNNAKLPDFKGFHSQEIEMTTNARWTPEHYQGRNYYTTVYRQFVLFPQQSGKLYIDPAQFQMTIGKPVQSDDPFDAFFNGGSNVIEIKKNISTPKIAINVNPLPTGKPADFSGGVGEFNISSSINSKELKTNDAITIKLVISGTGNLKLISNPEIKFPDDFEVYDPKVDNQVRLTREGLTGNKVIEYLAIPRHAGTYKIPGVSFSYFDIRSKSYKTLKTEDYVVNVEKGAGNADQVIANFTNKEDLKVLGEDIRYIKQNEVTLQPKGSFFYGSMTYWLFYIIPALAFIIFFIIYRKQAAENANVAKMRTKKANKVATKRMKLAGKLLSENKKDAFYDEVLKALWGYISDKLNIPVSRLSKDNIEEKLRNHGVNEELIKEFLNALNDCEFARFAPGDENQAMDKVYSSSIEVISKMENSIKH encoded by the coding sequence ATGAAAAAACTGATTATTATATTGATGGCATTGATAGCATATAGCACTCATGTGTTTGCTGATAAGGTGTCTTTTACTGCTTCTGCTCCTGATGCAGTGGTAGTAGGCGAACAATTCAGGCTGTCGTATATTGTAACTACACAAAAAGTGAAAGATTTTCGGGCACCATCAATCAAAGGTTTTGATGTATTGATGGGTCCAAGCCGTTCACAACAAAGTAGTACTCAAATAGTGAATGGTAATGTTACATCTACTAGCAGTATTACATTTACATACATATTAATGGCTAATAATGCCGGAGAATACACAATACCCGGTGCCTCCATTATTGCCGATGGTGACCAAATGGTGTCAAACTCAGTAAAGATTAAAGTATTGCCACAAGATCAAGGTGGCAATAGCGGACAAAATAATAGTAGTAGTGGTTCTATACATTCCTCATCTGGTACAAGTGTCTCTAATCAGGACCTTTTTATTATGGCAAGTGCCAGTAAAACAAATGTGTATGAACAGGAGGCTTTTGTCCTGACCTATAAAATATACACCAGAGAATCCAACTTACAACTTAATAATGCGAAATTGCCCGACTTTAAAGGTTTCCATTCTCAAGAAATAGAAATGACAACCAATGCAAGATGGACTCCCGAACATTATCAGGGACGTAATTACTATACAACGGTTTATCGCCAGTTTGTTCTCTTCCCGCAACAATCAGGAAAGCTATATATTGATCCGGCACAGTTCCAGATGACTATCGGAAAACCTGTGCAATCAGATGATCCTTTTGATGCCTTCTTCAATGGAGGAAGTAATGTCATTGAAATTAAAAAAAATATTTCCACTCCTAAGATAGCAATAAATGTCAATCCGCTTCCTACGGGTAAACCTGCAGATTTTTCAGGTGGAGTGGGAGAGTTCAATATATCTTCTTCTATCAACAGTAAGGAACTGAAAACCAATGATGCTATTACTATTAAACTGGTAATATCCGGTACAGGTAACCTGAAATTGATTTCTAATCCGGAAATTAAATTCCCGGATGATTTTGAAGTATATGATCCCAAAGTAGACAATCAAGTCAGATTAACCCGGGAAGGACTCACAGGCAATAAAGTTATTGAATATTTGGCAATTCCGAGACATGCCGGAACATATAAGATTCCGGGAGTATCTTTCAGCTATTTTGATATTCGCTCCAAGTCTTACAAAACACTGAAAACAGAAGATTATGTAGTAAATGTTGAGAAAGGTGCAGGTAATGCGGATCAAGTAATTGCTAACTTCACGAATAAAGAGGACTTGAAAGTATTAGGTGAAGACATCCGTTATATCAAACAGAATGAAGTTACTCTCCAACCTAAAGGAAGTTTCTTCTATGGTTCAATGACATATTGGTTATTCTATATCATTCCGGCTCTTGCCTTTATTATTTTCTTTATTATTTATCGTAAGCAAGCTGCTGAAAATGCAAATGTTGCTAAAATGCGTACGAAGAAAGCAAATAAAGTGGCAACGAAGCGTATGAAGCTTGCAGGAAAATTACTCTCCGAAAATAAAAAAGATGCTTTCTACGATGAGGTATTAAAGGCATTGTGGGGATATATAAGTGACAAACTGAATATTCCGGTATCTCGTTTATCTAAAGATAATATTGAAGAGAAACTAAGAAATCACGGAGTAAATGAGGAACTAATCAAAGAATTCCTGAATGCATTGAATGATTGTGAATTTGCACGGTTTGCTCCAGGTGATGAGAATCAAGCTATGGATAAAGTTTATTCTTCTTCAATAGAAGTAATAAGCAAAATGGAGAATTCAATAAAACATTAA
- a CDS encoding vWA domain-containing protein, translating into MVFANIEYLFLLLLLIPYIVWYILKQKKSEATLQISDARVYAHTPKSYKNYLLHVPFLLRCLALVLVILVLARPQTTNKWQNSEIEGIDIMLAIDVSTSMLAEDLKPNRLEAAKDVAAEFINGRPNDNIGITLFAGETFTQCPLTVDHAVLLDMIHNIKCGLITDGTAVGMGIANAVTRLKDSKAKSKVIILLTDGTNNKGDISPMTAAEIAKSFGIRVYTIGVGTNGMAPYPYPVGNTVQYVSMPVEIDEKTLTEIAGTTDGNYFRATSNSKLKEVYEEIDKLEKTKLNVKEYSKRDEEYHWFALAAFLCVLLEVLLRNSVLKKIP; encoded by the coding sequence ATGGTTTTTGCCAATATTGAATATCTGTTTTTGCTATTATTGCTTATACCGTATATTGTATGGTATATCCTGAAGCAAAAGAAAAGTGAAGCAACTCTTCAAATTTCAGATGCCCGGGTATATGCGCATACACCTAAAAGTTATAAGAATTATTTGTTGCATGTTCCATTTCTATTACGCTGCCTTGCTTTAGTACTGGTTATTTTGGTTCTTGCACGCCCGCAAACTACTAATAAGTGGCAGAACAGTGAGATAGAAGGAATTGATATTATGCTGGCTATCGACGTTTCTACCAGTATGCTGGCTGAAGACTTGAAGCCGAACAGACTGGAAGCTGCTAAAGACGTAGCTGCAGAGTTTATCAATGGACGTCCCAATGATAATATCGGTATTACATTATTTGCAGGAGAAACTTTCACCCAATGTCCGTTGACTGTAGACCATGCTGTATTATTGGATATGATACATAATATCAAATGTGGTCTTATCACTGACGGTACTGCTGTCGGTATGGGTATTGCAAATGCTGTAACCCGCTTAAAAGATAGCAAAGCGAAATCCAAAGTTATTATCCTATTGACGGATGGTACAAATAACAAGGGAGATATTTCGCCTATGACAGCGGCAGAAATAGCAAAAAGCTTTGGTATTCGTGTATATACCATCGGAGTAGGTACCAATGGAATGGCTCCTTATCCTTATCCAGTCGGAAATACGGTGCAATATGTAAGTATGCCGGTAGAAATTGATGAAAAGACATTGACAGAGATTGCCGGAACGACAGATGGTAACTATTTCCGGGCTACGAGCAACTCGAAGCTTAAAGAAGTATATGAAGAAATTGATAAACTGGAAAAGACGAAACTGAATGTAAAAGAGTATAGTAAGCGGGACGAAGAATATCATTGGTTTGCTTTAGCAGCTTTCCTCTGTGTCTTGTTGGAAGTACTATTACGTAATTCGGTACTCAAGAAAATTCCATAA
- the rimO gene encoding 30S ribosomal protein S12 methylthiotransferase RimO encodes MKRKTIDIITLGCSKNLVDSEQLMRQLEEVGYSVTHDTENPQGEIAVINTCGFIGDAKEESINMILEFAERKEEGDLKKLFVMGCLSERYLKELAVEIPQVDKFYGKFNWKELLQDLGKVYHDELYIERTLTTPQHYAYLKISEGCDRKCSYCAIPIITGHHISKPIEEILDEVRYLVSQGVKEFQVIAQELTYYGIDRYKKQMLPELIERISDIPGVEWIRLHYAYPAHFPTDLFRVMRERDNVCKYMDIALQHISDNMLKLMRRQVSKEDTYQLIEQFRREVPGIHLRTTLMVGHPGETEEDFEDLKEFVRKVRFDRMGAFAYSEEEGTYAAETYEDSIPQEVKQARLDELMDIQQGISAELSAEKIGKQMKVIIDRLEGDYYIGRTEFDSPEVDPEVLIDRSERELKIGQFYQVEVVNADDFDLYAKIINDYE; translated from the coding sequence ATGAAAAGAAAAACAATAGATATTATTACTTTAGGATGTTCTAAAAATCTGGTTGACTCCGAGCAGCTAATGCGCCAATTGGAGGAAGTCGGATACAGCGTAACTCATGACACTGAAAATCCGCAAGGAGAAATTGCGGTAATCAATACATGTGGTTTCATTGGTGATGCCAAAGAAGAATCCATAAATATGATTCTGGAGTTCGCTGAAAGAAAGGAAGAAGGGGATTTAAAGAAACTTTTCGTGATGGGTTGTCTTTCCGAACGCTATCTCAAGGAATTAGCTGTTGAGATACCACAGGTAGATAAGTTTTATGGGAAGTTTAATTGGAAGGAGCTTTTACAGGACTTGGGAAAGGTCTATCACGATGAATTATATATCGAACGGACATTGACAACTCCCCAGCATTATGCTTACCTGAAAATTTCAGAAGGATGTGATCGTAAATGTTCTTATTGTGCTATCCCTATTATTACAGGACACCATATTTCCAAACCAATAGAAGAAATTCTGGACGAAGTACGATACCTGGTATCGCAAGGCGTGAAAGAATTTCAGGTGATCGCACAGGAATTGACTTATTACGGCATAGACCGGTATAAGAAACAAATGCTTCCGGAATTGATTGAGCGTATTTCTGATATACCCGGGGTGGAATGGATTCGCTTGCATTATGCCTATCCAGCACATTTCCCAACAGATTTATTCCGGGTTATGCGCGAACGTGACAATGTATGTAAATACATGGACATTGCCCTTCAGCACATCAGTGACAATATGTTGAAGTTAATGCGCCGACAAGTGAGCAAAGAGGATACTTACCAATTGATCGAACAATTCCGCAGAGAAGTGCCGGGCATTCACCTGAGGACGACTTTAATGGTAGGACATCCCGGAGAAACCGAGGAAGACTTCGAGGATCTCAAAGAATTTGTACGTAAAGTACGTTTTGATCGAATGGGTGCTTTCGCATATTCCGAAGAAGAAGGGACTTATGCTGCAGAAACATACGAAGATTCTATTCCACAAGAGGTTAAACAAGCCCGACTTGATGAATTGATGGATATCCAGCAAGGTATTTCGGCAGAGTTAAGTGCAGAAAAGATCGGTAAACAGATGAAAGTGATCATCGATCGTCTGGAAGGAGATTATTATATCGGACGGACAGAATTTGATTCACCGGAAGTAGATCCGGAAGTATTGATTGATCGTTCAGAGAGAGAACTTAAGATCGGACAGTTTTATCAGGTAGAAGTGGTGAATGCGGACGATTTTGATTTATATGCAAAGATTATAAATGACTATGAATAA
- a CDS encoding tetratricopeptide repeat protein produces MKKILFFILLSMSLTCFGQDSLSIDTRQTNGVDSIHASHTTFSSNTLEDATKAEGDSAYIKEDYAAAIQIYEALLKNGEAADVYYNLGNSYYKIGEIAKAVLNYERALLLQPGNGDIRANLEVARAKTIDKVEPVPEVFFVSWIKSLTNSMSVDAWATWGIVSFILLIIAFYFFIFSKQIMLKKIGFISGIILLIVTVCSNLFASQQKEHLVNRSEAIVMNPSVTVRSTPSESGTSLFILHEGRKVSVKDNSMKEWKEIRLEDGKVGWVPASAIEVI; encoded by the coding sequence ATGAAAAAGATATTATTTTTTATATTATTATCAATGTCGCTTACTTGTTTCGGACAAGATTCGTTAAGCATTGATACTAGACAAACGAATGGAGTTGATTCTATCCACGCTTCGCATACCACATTTTCCAGTAATACACTGGAAGATGCAACAAAAGCTGAAGGAGATTCCGCATATATAAAAGAAGATTATGCAGCAGCTATTCAGATATATGAAGCATTACTGAAAAATGGAGAAGCTGCCGACGTCTATTACAATCTGGGAAATAGTTATTATAAAATAGGGGAGATAGCGAAAGCTGTTTTAAATTATGAGCGTGCTCTGCTATTACAACCAGGAAATGGTGACATCCGTGCTAATCTTGAAGTGGCACGTGCAAAAACAATAGACAAGGTTGAACCTGTTCCTGAAGTATTCTTTGTTTCATGGATCAAATCTCTGACAAATAGTATGAGTGTAGATGCATGGGCCACATGGGGTATTGTCTCCTTTATTCTATTGATTATCGCTTTCTATTTCTTTATATTCTCCAAACAGATTATGTTAAAGAAAATAGGATTCATATCAGGAATCATTTTGCTGATTGTCACTGTTTGCTCTAATCTTTTTGCTTCGCAACAAAAAGAGCATTTGGTTAATCGAAGTGAGGCGATAGTAATGAATCCGAGTGTAACAGTACGAAGTACTCCAAGTGAGAGTGGGACTAGCTTGTTTATTCTCCATGAAGGGAGAAAGGTAAGTGTCAAAGACAACTCTATGAAAGAATGGAAAGAAATTCGACTGGAAGATGGAAAAGTCGGGTGGGTACCTGCTTCTGCTATCGAGGTGATATAA
- a CDS encoding HU family DNA-binding protein, whose amino-acid sequence MNERLTIQDLTDLLAAKHSMTKKDAEAFVKEFFLLIEQALENEKTVKIKGLGTFKLIDVDSRESVNVNTGERFQIKGHTKVSFSPDANLRDTINKPFAHFETVVLNENTILEDTPIEETEEEETGEEASAQAVLNEMGDDSETTVIEENEGTDDGLSEEEPIQEEQIASQPLVEESIEEPAITEESAIAQELTEQTSPKESEEIITETNIEEKVEQLEDEEVPEEEVTIDEQQPASIEEEKEKITAEKIIEQELLKANLQPVTPIVPPAEKETIKPVQPEQVSQPVSKKTAPVKEKSPVPYLIAVIVVVLLLCGGVILFIYYPDLFSSSSDKNALDMPPVTTQPVQPEAQLSDTIAHKDTTKVITPDVSKVATTTQPVAKKEEAIPVKAEPQTVTQQPATSAYLDSASYKITGTKTKYTIKEGETLTRVSLRFYGTKAMWPYIVKHNPKVIKNPNNVPYGTTIEIPELTKE is encoded by the coding sequence ATGAATGAAAGACTAACAATTCAAGACCTTACTGACTTATTGGCAGCCAAACATAGCATGACCAAGAAAGACGCCGAAGCGTTTGTTAAAGAGTTTTTCCTCTTGATAGAACAAGCCTTGGAGAACGAAAAGACTGTAAAAATCAAAGGATTGGGAACTTTCAAACTTATTGATGTAGATAGCCGGGAAAGTGTCAATGTCAACACAGGCGAGCGTTTCCAGATAAAAGGACATACAAAAGTCTCATTTTCTCCGGATGCAAATCTAAGGGATACGATAAATAAACCTTTTGCACACTTTGAGACTGTTGTATTGAATGAAAATACAATTCTGGAAGATACTCCGATAGAAGAGACTGAGGAAGAAGAAACAGGAGAGGAAGCATCAGCACAGGCAGTCTTGAATGAGATGGGGGATGACTCTGAAACTACTGTGATAGAAGAAAATGAAGGTACTGATGATGGTCTTTCGGAAGAAGAGCCGATTCAGGAAGAGCAAATAGCCAGTCAGCCACTTGTGGAAGAGTCCATTGAAGAACCTGCTATTACTGAGGAATCTGCAATAGCACAGGAATTGACAGAACAGACATCTCCTAAAGAGTCTGAAGAGATCATTACAGAGACTAATATCGAAGAAAAGGTAGAACAGTTGGAAGATGAAGAGGTTCCGGAGGAGGAAGTGACGATCGATGAGCAGCAACCAGCATCTATAGAAGAAGAAAAAGAAAAGATCACTGCCGAAAAGATTATAGAGCAAGAGCTTCTAAAAGCAAATCTGCAACCTGTGACTCCTATAGTGCCTCCTGCTGAAAAAGAAACGATAAAGCCGGTCCAACCGGAACAAGTATCCCAACCGGTTTCTAAAAAGACAGCCCCGGTGAAGGAAAAATCTCCTGTACCTTATTTAATAGCTGTTATTGTAGTCGTTTTGTTATTATGCGGAGGTGTCATTCTTTTTATTTATTATCCGGATTTATTCTCTTCTTCATCTGACAAGAATGCACTGGATATGCCGCCTGTGACCACTCAACCCGTTCAACCGGAAGCGCAGCTTTCTGATACGATTGCACATAAGGATACTACAAAGGTAATAACGCCTGATGTATCCAAAGTCGCTACCACGACACAACCGGTTGCCAAAAAAGAAGAAGCTATTCCTGTCAAAGCAGAACCTCAAACGGTTACACAACAACCTGCTACTTCTGCCTATCTGGATTCAGCATCTTATAAGATTACGGGAACCAAGACAAAATATACAATCAAAGAAGGAGAAACTTTGACTAGGGTTTCCTTGCGTTTTTATGGTACAAAGGCAATGTGGCCATACATTGTGAAACACAATCCGAAGGTTATTAAGAACCCCAACAATGTACCGTATGGCACAACTATTGAAATACCAGAACTTACAAAAGAATAA
- a CDS encoding VWA domain-containing protein: MFRFGEPTYLYLLLLLPFLAAFYLYSNYKRRKNIRRFGDPTLLAQLMPDVSKYRPDVKFWIIFVAIGLFSVLLARPQFGSKLETVKRKGVEVIIALDISNSMLAQDVQPSRLEKAKRLISRLVDELDNDKVGMIVFAGDAFTQLPITSDYISAKMFLESISPSLISKQGTAIGEAINLAARSFTPQEGVGRAIIVITDGENHEGGAVEAAKAAAEKGIQVSVLGVGMPDGAPIPVEGTNDYRRDREGNVIVTRLNEAMCQEIAKEGKGIYVRVDNSNSAQKAINQEVNKMAKSDVESKVYTEFNEQFQAIAWVILLLLLAEILILDRKNPLFKNIHLFSNKK; the protein is encoded by the coding sequence ATGTTTCGATTTGGAGAACCTACATATTTATATTTATTGTTGCTATTACCTTTTTTAGCAGCTTTCTACTTGTATTCCAATTACAAGAGGAGAAAGAATATCCGACGTTTCGGAGATCCGACTTTGTTGGCTCAGTTAATGCCTGACGTATCCAAATATCGTCCGGATGTAAAATTCTGGATTATTTTTGTTGCTATTGGTTTGTTCTCCGTATTACTGGCACGCCCTCAATTCGGTTCAAAACTGGAAACGGTTAAACGCAAGGGAGTAGAGGTAATTATTGCTTTGGACATTTCAAACTCTATGTTAGCGCAGGATGTACAGCCTAGCCGTTTAGAAAAAGCAAAAAGATTAATATCCAGATTAGTAGATGAGCTTGATAATGATAAGGTAGGTATGATTGTATTTGCCGGTGACGCTTTTACACAGCTGCCAATTACAAGTGACTATATTTCCGCTAAGATGTTCTTAGAATCCATTAGTCCTTCGTTGATTTCTAAACAGGGTACAGCTATTGGGGAAGCAATCAATCTGGCAGCTCGTAGTTTCACTCCGCAAGAAGGGGTAGGACGCGCCATTATTGTTATTACTGATGGTGAAAATCATGAAGGTGGTGCAGTGGAAGCTGCCAAAGCTGCGGCAGAAAAGGGTATTCAGGTAAGTGTATTGGGAGTAGGTATGCCTGATGGCGCTCCAATACCGGTGGAAGGAACGAATGATTACCGCCGCGACCGGGAAGGTAATGTGATTGTTACCCGTTTGAATGAAGCTATGTGTCAGGAAATTGCAAAAGAAGGAAAAGGTATATATGTACGAGTAGATAATTCTAATTCAGCCCAAAAGGCCATCAATCAAGAAGTGAATAAAATGGCGAAATCTGATGTAGAGTCGAAAGTATATACGGAGTTTAACGAACAATTCCAGGCTATTGCATGGGTTATTCTACTATTGTTATTGGCAGAAATCTTAATTCTGGATCGCAAAAATCCTTTATTTAAGAACATTCACCTGTTTTCTAATAAGAAATAG
- a CDS encoding AAA family ATPase codes for MAESIDIRELNERIERQSAFVTNLTTGMDQIIVGQKHLVESLLIGLLSDGHVLLEGVPGLAKTLAIKTLASLIDAKYSRIQFTPDLLPADVIGTMVYSQKDESFKVQRGPIFANFVLADEINRAPAKVQSALLEAMQERQVTIGKETFMLPEPFLVLATQNPIEQEGTYPLPEAQVDRFMLKVVIDYPKLEEEKLIIRQNINGEKFNVKPILRADEIIEARKVVRQVYLDEKIERYIVDIVFATRFPEKYDLKELKDMIGFGGSPRASINLALAARTYAFIKRRGYVIPEDVRAVAHDVLRHRIGLTYEAEANNMTSDEIISKILNKVEVP; via the coding sequence ATGGCTGAATCAATTGATATCCGCGAGCTAAATGAGCGGATTGAAAGACAAAGTGCTTTCGTTACCAATCTTACGACAGGTATGGACCAAATCATTGTTGGTCAGAAACATTTGGTTGAATCACTGCTTATCGGATTACTTTCCGATGGACACGTCCTCTTGGAAGGTGTGCCTGGTTTGGCGAAAACTTTGGCTATTAAGACACTCGCTTCTCTGATTGATGCGAAATATAGCCGTATCCAGTTTACGCCGGACTTATTGCCTGCAGACGTTATCGGTACAATGGTTTACAGTCAGAAAGATGAATCTTTTAAAGTGCAGCGCGGACCTATTTTCGCAAACTTTGTATTAGCTGATGAAATTAACCGTGCTCCTGCAAAAGTACAAAGTGCTTTGCTGGAAGCAATGCAAGAACGTCAGGTTACTATTGGTAAAGAAACATTCATGTTACCGGAACCTTTCCTTGTATTGGCAACTCAGAACCCTATCGAACAGGAAGGTACTTATCCGCTTCCTGAAGCACAGGTTGACCGTTTCATGCTGAAAGTAGTCATTGATTATCCGAAGTTGGAAGAAGAAAAATTGATTATTCGTCAGAATATCAATGGTGAGAAGTTCAATGTGAAACCTATTCTAAGAGCGGATGAAATTATTGAAGCACGTAAGGTTGTTCGTCAAGTCTATCTGGATGAGAAGATCGAGCGTTATATTGTAGATATCGTATTTGCAACTCGTTTCCCAGAAAAATATGACCTCAAGGAACTGAAAGATATGATCGGATTCGGAGGTTCACCTCGTGCGTCTATCAATCTGGCTTTAGCTGCTCGTACGTATGCATTCATCAAACGTCGCGGCTACGTTATTCCGGAAGATGTACGTGCTGTAGCACATGATGTTCTTCGTCACCGTATCGGATTGACATACGAAGCTGAAGCTAACAACATGACTTCGGACGAAATCATCAGTAAGATTCTGAATAAGGTTGAAGTACCCTAA
- a CDS encoding DUF58 domain-containing protein: protein METSEILKKVRQIEIKTRGLSNNIFAGQYHSAFKGRGMSFSEVREYQFGDDIRDIDWNVTARFNKPYVKVFEEERELTVMLMVDVSGSLEFGTIKQLKKDMVTEIAATLAFSAIQNNDKIGVIFFSDRIEKFIPPKKGRKHILYIIRELIDFQPESRRTNIRLALEYLTNVMKRRCTAFILSDFIDQESFKNALTIANRKHDVVALQVYDRRVSDLPPVGLMRIKDAETGHEQWIDTSSKAVRRAHRDWWIQKQTELNDTFTKSNVDAVSVRTDQDYVKALLNLFAKRN, encoded by the coding sequence ATGGAAACAAGTGAAATACTAAAAAAAGTTCGCCAAATTGAAATAAAGACACGAGGATTGTCTAACAATATCTTTGCAGGCCAGTATCATTCGGCTTTCAAAGGTAGGGGTATGTCATTTTCGGAAGTCCGTGAATATCAATTCGGTGATGATATACGTGACATAGACTGGAATGTGACTGCGCGCTTCAATAAACCTTATGTGAAAGTGTTTGAAGAAGAACGTGAACTGACAGTTATGTTAATGGTTGATGTTTCCGGAAGTTTGGAATTTGGTACGATCAAGCAGTTAAAGAAAGATATGGTGACGGAAATCGCTGCTACTCTTGCTTTCTCTGCCATCCAGAATAATGATAAAATAGGTGTGATTTTCTTTTCAGACCGGATAGAGAAGTTTATTCCTCCCAAGAAAGGACGTAAACATATCTTGTATATTATCCGTGAATTAATTGATTTCCAACCGGAAAGCCGTCGCACAAATATTCGTCTTGCCTTGGAATATTTGACAAACGTAATGAAAAGGCGTTGCACTGCATTTATCTTATCAGATTTTATTGACCAGGAAAGCTTTAAGAATGCGCTGACCATTGCTAACAGGAAACATGATGTAGTAGCATTGCAAGTATACGACAGGAGAGTCAGTGATCTTCCTCCAGTAGGACTGATGCGAATCAAAGATGCAGAAACTGGGCATGAACAATGGATTGACACTTCTTCCAAAGCTGTACGCCGGGCACATCGCGACTGGTGGATACAAAAGCAGACTGAACTGAACGATACTTTTACCAAAAGTAACGTAGATGCTGTATCCGTCAGAACCGATCAGGATTACGTAAAGGCATTGTTGAATTTATTTGCCAAACGAAATTAA